Proteins encoded in a region of the Marinococcus sp. PL1-022 genome:
- the parE gene encoding DNA topoisomerase IV subunit B, producing the protein MAADKSYQYNDESIQVLEGLEAVRKRPGMYIGSTDSRGLHHLVFEILDNSVDEAIAGYGSVIEVTLHKDGSVSVSDHGRGMPTGTHSSGKPTPEVILTVLHAGGKFGQGGYATSGGLHGVGASVVNALSEWLEVTIYRDNQIFEQRFENGGRPVTTLEQKGNTKKTGTTIRFKPDASMFNAVHYQFDVLAERLREAAFLLKGTSIRLHDKRDKEPVTEEFQFDTGIQAFVEYLNEDKETLHPVVSFEGKAQDIEVDFSFQFTDGYTENMLSFVNNVRTRDGGTHESGARSAFTRVLNEHARKLQLLKDKDKNLDGSDIREGLTAVVSIRIPEHLLQFEGQTKSKLGTPEARSAVDQYITDRLTYFLEENSTISTMLIKKAIKAAQVREAARKAREEARNGKKNRKKDALLSGKLTPAQSKNPDRNELYLVEGDSAGGSAKQGRDRKFQAVLPLRGKVINTEKAKLDDIMKNEEIRTIIYALGAGVGTDFTLEDRNYDKVVIMTDADTDGAHIQVLLLTFFYRYMRELVESGKVYIALPPLYKISKGSGPKQKSEYAWEENGLQEAIQRIGKGYAIQRYKGLGEMDASQLWETTMNPESRTLIRVTVEDGARADRRVSTLMGNKVEPRRKWIESNVAFGMEEDLNILDNTDLQIIKEEP; encoded by the coding sequence ATACAATGATGAATCCATTCAGGTACTGGAGGGGCTCGAGGCGGTACGGAAACGGCCGGGCATGTATATCGGCAGTACAGACAGCCGCGGGCTTCACCACCTGGTTTTTGAAATTCTTGATAATTCAGTCGATGAAGCGATCGCCGGCTACGGCAGCGTGATCGAAGTGACGCTCCACAAGGACGGAAGCGTGTCTGTGTCCGATCATGGGCGGGGCATGCCGACCGGCACCCACAGCTCCGGCAAGCCGACACCGGAAGTAATTCTGACCGTGCTTCATGCCGGCGGGAAATTCGGCCAGGGCGGCTACGCCACAAGCGGCGGCCTGCATGGCGTCGGCGCCTCGGTGGTCAATGCGCTGTCAGAATGGCTTGAGGTCACCATTTACCGGGACAACCAGATTTTCGAGCAGCGCTTTGAAAACGGCGGCCGTCCGGTAACGACGCTTGAACAGAAGGGAAATACCAAAAAAACCGGGACAACGATCCGGTTTAAGCCGGACGCGTCCATGTTCAATGCGGTGCACTACCAGTTTGACGTGCTTGCCGAACGCCTGCGCGAAGCAGCCTTTCTGTTAAAGGGCACAAGCATCCGCCTGCATGATAAGCGCGACAAAGAACCGGTGACCGAGGAATTCCAGTTTGACACCGGCATTCAGGCGTTTGTGGAGTATTTAAACGAAGACAAGGAGACCCTGCATCCGGTCGTTTCCTTTGAAGGGAAGGCGCAGGACATCGAGGTGGACTTTTCGTTTCAGTTTACCGACGGCTATACCGAGAACATGCTGTCGTTTGTGAACAACGTCCGCACCCGCGACGGAGGGACCCATGAATCCGGCGCCCGCTCGGCGTTCACCCGTGTGCTCAACGAACACGCCCGCAAGCTGCAGCTGTTAAAGGACAAGGACAAAAACCTTGACGGCAGCGACATCCGCGAAGGGCTGACCGCCGTGGTCTCCATCCGGATCCCGGAGCATCTGCTGCAGTTTGAAGGGCAGACGAAAAGCAAGCTCGGGACCCCGGAGGCCCGTTCCGCGGTGGATCAGTATATCACGGACCGCCTGACGTACTTTCTCGAGGAAAACTCGACAATCAGCACGATGCTGATCAAAAAAGCCATCAAAGCCGCCCAGGTGCGCGAAGCGGCACGAAAAGCCCGTGAAGAAGCCCGGAACGGCAAAAAGAACCGAAAAAAAGACGCGCTCCTGAGCGGAAAACTTACCCCGGCCCAGTCCAAAAACCCGGACCGCAATGAGCTGTACCTCGTCGAGGGGGATTCGGCCGGCGGCTCGGCCAAGCAGGGACGCGACCGCAAATTCCAGGCCGTGCTCCCGCTGCGCGGCAAGGTCATTAATACGGAAAAAGCGAAGCTCGATGACATTATGAAAAACGAAGAAATCCGCACCATCATCTATGCCCTCGGAGCCGGGGTCGGCACCGATTTCACCCTCGAGGACCGGAATTACGACAAGGTCGTCATCATGACAGACGCCGATACCGACGGTGCTCACATTCAGGTGCTTCTACTGACGTTTTTCTACCGCTACATGCGGGAGCTCGTGGAATCAGGAAAGGTTTATATTGCCCTGCCGCCGCTCTATAAGATCAGCAAGGGCAGCGGCCCCAAGCAGAAATCCGAATACGCCTGGGAGGAGAACGGCCTGCAGGAAGCCATCCAGCGCATTGGCAAGGGCTACGCCATCCAGCGCTACAAGGGGCTCGGCGAAATGGATGCCTCCCAGCTGTGGGAAACGACGATGAACCCGGAGAGCCGGACCCTCATCCGGGTGACTGTGGAAGACGGCGCCCGCGCGGACCGGCGGGTATCCACGCTGATGGGAAATAAAGTGGAGCCCCGGCGCAAGTGGATTGAATCGAACGTGGCGTTTGGCATGGAAGAGGATTTGAATATTTTGGATAACACTGACCTGCAGATTATTAAGGAGGAACCGTAA
- the parC gene encoding DNA topoisomerase IV subunit A codes for MADAEQYLDLRLEDVLGERFGRYSKYIIQERALPDARDGLKPVQRRILFAMLQDGNTAEKPFRKAAKTVGNVIGNYHPHGDSSVYEAMVRMSQEWKVRAPLVEMHGNNGSVDGDPPAAMRYTEARLANVSSELLKDIEKQTVEHVTNFDDTQEEPTVLPAKFPNLLVNGSTGISSGYATDIPPHQLGEIIDAAVAQLENPSVSTEELMQYVQGPDFPTGGVIQGKDGIRQAYETGRGKVVVRAKTSIEQVRGGREQILITELPYEVNKSTLVKKMDELRFDRKVDGVAEVRDDTDRTGLRVVIELKKDADAQSVLNFYYKMTDLQVSYNFNMVAISNRTPQLMNLKQLLDAYISHRRSVVTNRSQFDLNKAEQRQHIVEGLIKAISVLDQVIDTIRQSENKKNAKENLVEQFAFTDAQAEAIVNLQLYRLTNTDVTQLEKEAGQLEKEIKRLRGILSSEKKLQQVVKKELEEVKKQYDDSRRTVIEAEIEELKIDREVMIPSEDVIVTATAEGYIKRTSQRSYAASNTEPPGMKEEDSLLFFRDMNTTDMLLLFTKKGQFIYLPVHMLSDIRWKDNGQHIGNVSPLDPGDALVAVVPVQEFTEEDYFVFITRQGMIKKTAMTAYQASRYGRSMIGVNVKDGDEVLSVYQTNGEQELFLTTHQNYGLRFHEQEVSPVGVRAAGVKAIDLKDGDVVTGAHVTSAYETEDAVMVTQRGGVKRMSLDDIPITNRAKRGVVLWKEVKSKPHRIIASYILDGDPFVLQARTKNMTVTIDPTKYRRVDRYSNGSYVIDTKQHGVIEAVWKDIPYQ; via the coding sequence GTGGCTGACGCAGAACAATACTTGGATCTGCGCCTCGAAGATGTTCTCGGCGAACGCTTCGGGCGCTACAGCAAATACATTATTCAGGAGCGTGCCCTCCCGGACGCACGGGACGGGTTAAAGCCCGTCCAGCGCCGGATTCTGTTTGCAATGCTTCAGGACGGAAACACCGCGGAAAAACCGTTCCGCAAAGCAGCAAAAACGGTCGGGAACGTGATCGGGAACTATCACCCGCACGGCGATTCCTCCGTGTATGAAGCGATGGTGCGGATGAGCCAGGAGTGGAAGGTCCGCGCCCCGCTTGTGGAGATGCACGGCAACAACGGCTCGGTCGACGGCGACCCGCCGGCGGCAATGCGGTATACGGAGGCGCGGCTTGCCAACGTTTCGTCGGAGCTGTTGAAAGACATTGAAAAACAGACGGTGGAGCATGTAACAAACTTTGACGATACCCAGGAAGAGCCGACCGTGCTGCCGGCGAAATTTCCGAATCTGCTGGTAAACGGATCCACCGGCATTTCCTCCGGCTATGCGACCGACATTCCGCCGCATCAGCTGGGAGAAATTATTGATGCTGCCGTGGCCCAGCTCGAGAATCCATCGGTGTCGACCGAGGAATTGATGCAGTACGTGCAGGGTCCAGATTTCCCAACCGGCGGCGTTATTCAGGGCAAGGACGGCATCCGCCAGGCGTACGAGACCGGACGGGGAAAAGTGGTCGTCCGGGCCAAAACGAGCATTGAGCAGGTGCGGGGCGGCCGGGAACAGATTCTGATCACCGAACTGCCGTATGAAGTCAACAAATCCACGCTTGTGAAGAAAATGGATGAGCTCCGGTTTGACCGCAAAGTGGACGGCGTCGCCGAGGTGCGCGACGACACGGACCGGACCGGCCTCCGGGTCGTCATTGAGCTCAAAAAAGATGCCGATGCCCAGAGCGTGCTGAACTTTTATTACAAAATGACCGACCTGCAGGTGTCGTACAATTTCAATATGGTCGCCATCAGCAACCGCACCCCGCAGCTGATGAATTTAAAACAGCTGCTTGATGCCTATATCAGCCACCGCCGGAGCGTTGTCACCAACCGTTCCCAGTTTGACCTCAACAAAGCAGAACAGCGCCAGCACATCGTCGAAGGCCTGATCAAGGCGATCAGCGTACTTGACCAGGTGATTGATACGATCCGCCAGTCGGAAAACAAGAAAAATGCGAAGGAAAACCTGGTGGAGCAGTTTGCCTTTACCGATGCGCAGGCCGAGGCCATTGTGAACCTGCAGCTCTACCGGTTAACCAATACCGACGTCACGCAGCTCGAAAAAGAAGCCGGTCAGCTCGAGAAAGAAATCAAGCGGCTCCGCGGCATCCTGTCGAGCGAAAAAAAGCTGCAGCAGGTGGTGAAAAAAGAACTCGAGGAAGTCAAGAAGCAGTATGACGACAGCCGCCGTACCGTGATTGAAGCAGAAATCGAAGAGCTTAAAATCGACCGCGAAGTGATGATTCCGTCTGAGGACGTGATTGTTACCGCTACGGCAGAAGGATATATTAAACGCACGAGCCAGCGGTCCTATGCGGCTTCCAACACTGAACCGCCGGGAATGAAGGAAGAAGATTCCCTGTTGTTTTTCCGCGACATGAACACAACAGACATGCTGCTGCTGTTTACGAAAAAAGGACAGTTTATCTATCTGCCGGTACATATGCTCTCCGACATCCGCTGGAAGGATAACGGCCAGCATATCGGCAATGTTTCCCCGCTGGATCCGGGGGATGCGCTGGTGGCAGTAGTGCCGGTCCAGGAGTTTACCGAAGAGGATTATTTTGTGTTCATTACCCGCCAGGGCATGATCAAAAAAACGGCGATGACCGCTTATCAGGCTTCGCGCTACGGGCGATCGATGATCGGAGTGAATGTAAAGGACGGGGACGAAGTGCTTTCCGTGTACCAGACGAACGGGGAGCAGGAGTTGTTTCTCACCACTCATCAAAACTACGGGCTCCGCTTCCATGAACAGGAGGTTTCCCCAGTCGGTGTCCGGGCGGCCGGCGTCAAAGCCATTGATTTAAAAGACGGCGATGTGGTCACCGGGGCGCATGTGACGTCAGCCTATGAAACCGAGGATGCAGTCATGGTCACCCAGCGCGGGGGCGTCAAACGCATGAGTCTCGATGATATACCGATAACAAACCGGGCCAAGCGGGGCGTCGTCCTCTGGAAGGAAGTCAAATCCAAACCGCACCGGATCATCGCGAGCTATATCCTGGACGGTGATCCGTTTGTGCTGCAGGCCCGGACGAAAAACATGACGGTCACGATTGATCCGACGAAATACCGGAGAGTCGACCGTTACAGCAACGGTTCCTATGTTATTGATACGAAACAGCACGGAGTAATTGAAGCGGTATGGAAGGATATTCCGTACCAGTAA
- a CDS encoding metal-dependent hydrolase: MKAGTHVIGAVTGGLAVQWLTPVPFAFFEWETSIYVASLVFGGLAPDICQPNSWMGRRVPGISHLISKLVGHRTFTHSLLLVLLVFLSLAQWQEGWGLALQWGISLGIASHIVLDMMTTKGVHVLFPLHYAFRFPFTTKTGSTFGEGLINALLIAGLFYVSFQLFSIDLTL; this comes from the coding sequence ATGAAAGCAGGAACACATGTGATCGGAGCAGTTACGGGCGGCCTGGCCGTTCAGTGGCTGACGCCGGTGCCGTTTGCTTTTTTTGAATGGGAGACAAGCATTTATGTCGCAAGCCTGGTTTTTGGGGGCCTGGCGCCGGACATCTGCCAGCCCAATTCATGGATGGGGAGGCGGGTGCCGGGCATTTCCCACCTGATTTCGAAGCTGGTGGGGCACCGCACCTTTACTCACAGCCTCCTGCTCGTGCTGCTCGTCTTCCTGTCGCTTGCCCAGTGGCAGGAAGGATGGGGCCTCGCGCTGCAGTGGGGTATCAGCCTCGGTATTGCGAGCCATATTGTGCTTGATATGATGACCACCAAGGGCGTCCATGTGCTGTTTCCGCTGCACTATGCCTTTCGGTTCCCATTTACAACAAAAACCGGATCCACCTTTGGCGAAGGGCTGATCAATGCCTTGCTCATCGCCGGATTATTTTACGTGAGCTTTCAGCTGTTTTCGATCGATCTCACGCTGTAA
- a CDS encoding DNA-binding protein codes for MTILLTALLVMIFSFIAALVISIIRPRLLVKSVLPALGLTFVLAVIASYFVLPAWTMLSLAGPNLVALLVFSAIFYTLARTSGEGVPDKSINISALGGAVILLFLLVLLVRSLFGYEETHEAIDNNSQVADNPPSFSEEETPVQVAPESARNKMQKAMSEVDNAQFYDFGDIQAQVIDGEPMYVANVDYTNLFRWFRGDGTPGYFQISAVDPNDNPTFVESSMQYTNSSFFNEKLNRVIFSAFPSWYQSGSTYLEVDEEGKPWYVQTVYQNRTLTWHTDHTNAQVVVVDPETGEASKYKADNAPSFIESSYSPAMASDMNDKYGKYGQGLLNYMFGKEDVLIPNENGTENKVTPVFDADGNMSYFTDFTSPNEDSDSTLGVSFIDARTGELRLYNGEEYTGAMDTQGARGIVNRQFPEKEWTGSMPIMYNINGNATWVVNTLDPSGLFRQYAYIKANDADVYAFGETAQGALENYRSALASTDEGVEASEADREEAQGTVDRVVITSGAEDASLVQFKLEGDDTLYVYNTSSDADAVLMKEGDEITFTVNRSEDMGTVQEITDQPW; via the coding sequence TTGACGATTTTACTGACTGCTTTACTTGTAATGATTTTTTCTTTTATTGCCGCTCTGGTTATTTCTATTATCCGACCGCGTTTACTGGTTAAATCCGTTTTGCCCGCGCTTGGGCTGACATTTGTTTTAGCCGTCATTGCCAGCTACTTTGTCCTTCCGGCATGGACGATGCTGTCACTGGCCGGGCCCAACCTCGTGGCCCTTTTAGTGTTCAGTGCGATCTTTTACACCCTGGCGAGGACTTCAGGAGAAGGGGTCCCTGATAAAAGCATCAACATATCCGCTCTTGGCGGCGCGGTGATTCTTCTCTTTCTGCTAGTGCTTCTCGTACGAAGCCTGTTTGGCTACGAGGAGACCCATGAAGCGATTGACAACAACAGTCAGGTGGCGGACAATCCACCATCGTTTTCCGAGGAGGAGACGCCTGTACAGGTGGCACCTGAATCCGCCCGTAATAAAATGCAAAAAGCGATGTCGGAAGTGGATAATGCACAGTTTTATGACTTTGGCGACATTCAGGCACAGGTCATTGACGGGGAGCCGATGTATGTTGCCAACGTGGATTACACGAACCTGTTCCGCTGGTTCCGCGGTGATGGAACCCCGGGATATTTCCAGATTTCTGCGGTCGATCCGAACGACAATCCGACCTTTGTGGAATCGTCCATGCAGTACACGAACAGCAGTTTTTTTAACGAGAAGCTGAACCGGGTAATTTTTAGTGCCTTTCCGTCCTGGTACCAGAGCGGAAGCACCTACCTGGAGGTGGATGAGGAAGGGAAGCCGTGGTACGTTCAGACGGTCTATCAAAACCGCACCTTGACTTGGCACACGGATCACACGAACGCGCAGGTGGTGGTTGTGGACCCGGAAACAGGGGAGGCGTCCAAATACAAAGCGGATAACGCTCCGTCGTTTATTGAAAGCTCGTACAGTCCTGCTATGGCGAGCGACATGAATGACAAGTACGGAAAATACGGCCAGGGACTGCTCAATTACATGTTTGGGAAAGAGGATGTCCTTATTCCAAATGAAAACGGCACGGAAAATAAGGTCACGCCTGTCTTTGATGCAGACGGAAATATGAGCTATTTCACGGATTTCACCAGTCCAAATGAAGATTCGGACTCCACCCTTGGTGTCTCGTTTATTGATGCCCGTACCGGAGAGCTTCGTCTGTACAACGGCGAGGAATATACAGGCGCGATGGACACGCAGGGCGCGCGAGGTATTGTGAACCGCCAGTTTCCTGAAAAAGAATGGACCGGCAGCATGCCGATCATGTACAACATTAACGGCAACGCGACCTGGGTCGTTAATACGCTTGATCCGTCGGGTCTGTTCCGGCAGTACGCCTACATTAAAGCCAACGATGCCGATGTGTACGCGTTTGGCGAAACTGCCCAGGGCGCCCTGGAAAATTATCGTTCCGCGCTTGCTTCCACCGATGAAGGCGTGGAAGCGAGTGAAGCGGACCGGGAAGAAGCCCAGGGAACCGTTGACCGGGTCGTCATTACCTCCGGTGCCGAGGACGCCAGTCTTGTCCAGTTTAAGCTGGAGGGCGATGATACCCTGTATGTCTACAATACGTCCAGTGACGCCGATGCTGTATTGATGAAAGAAGGCGACGAGATTACCTTTACGGTCAACCGCAGCGAAGACATGGGGACAGTCCAGGAAATCACCGACCAGCCGTGGTAG
- a CDS encoding general stress protein codes for MEPKFKIFHNDETLSETIDKLRNDGIRDEDMYILAYDNDHDRRARKETDAKKVGMKVVGFGTSLKNVFRGKTKTILTKLQKLGFDSEKSERLEEELQKGKTLLVVTNQDQVEF; via the coding sequence ATGGAACCCAAGTTCAAGATTTTCCATAACGATGAAACACTGAGTGAAACGATTGATAAACTTCGTAACGATGGCATCCGCGACGAGGATATGTATATCCTGGCGTACGATAATGACCATGATCGCCGGGCAAGGAAGGAAACAGACGCCAAAAAAGTAGGAATGAAAGTGGTCGGCTTCGGCACAAGCCTGAAAAACGTATTCCGCGGAAAAACGAAGACTATTTTAACGAAGCTGCAGAAGCTGGGGTTTGATTCGGAAAAATCCGAACGCCTCGAAGAAGAACTTCAAAAAGGCAAGACGCTGCTTGTCGTGACCAATCAGGATCAAGTCGAATTTTAA
- a CDS encoding uroporphyrinogen-III synthase, whose protein sequence is MAKGLSGRQVILAASRKTEEMEELIRRQGGEPLNYPLQGTSFLNEEQLRAPMRAYLEQPVDWSIFMTGMGLNAMLDIVEEEGLREAFVQKIQQTKVAARGYKTANVLKSLDCEIAARDDDGTTEGMIRALDGRDFRQKRVMVQLHGIENPRLRRYLEEHGAEVYDILPYQHTPPEEAVAAECLETILNAGSDAICFTTAIQVHALFQYAGQDGRTEELQEALRHQVMPTAVGKVTAEALRERGIDDYVVPDNERMGAMIVALSKHFEQRKD, encoded by the coding sequence GTGGCCAAAGGATTAAGCGGACGGCAGGTGATTCTTGCCGCATCCCGGAAGACAGAGGAAATGGAAGAGCTGATTCGGCGGCAGGGGGGAGAGCCGCTTAACTATCCGCTGCAGGGAACATCGTTTTTAAATGAAGAACAGCTGCGGGCGCCGATGCGTGCCTATCTCGAGCAGCCGGTGGACTGGAGCATTTTCATGACGGGCATGGGACTGAACGCGATGCTGGATATTGTGGAGGAGGAAGGCCTCCGGGAAGCATTTGTGCAAAAAATTCAGCAGACAAAGGTAGCGGCACGCGGCTACAAGACCGCTAATGTCTTAAAGAGCCTGGATTGTGAGATCGCAGCCCGCGATGATGACGGCACGACCGAAGGCATGATCCGCGCCCTCGACGGCCGTGATTTCCGGCAGAAGCGGGTCATGGTGCAGCTGCACGGTATTGAAAATCCGAGACTCCGCCGGTACCTCGAGGAGCACGGTGCGGAAGTGTATGACATTCTGCCGTATCAGCACACGCCTCCCGAAGAGGCAGTCGCAGCCGAATGCCTCGAAACCATTTTGAATGCCGGCAGCGACGCGATCTGTTTTACCACTGCCATCCAGGTGCACGCTCTCTTTCAGTATGCCGGGCAGGATGGCCGTACTGAAGAGCTGCAGGAAGCACTCCGTCATCAGGTGATGCCGACGGCGGTCGGTAAAGTGACGGCGGAAGCATTAAGAGAAAGAGGCATCGATGACTATGTGGTGCCGGACAACGAACGGATGGGCGCCATGATTGTCGCTCTGTCCAAACATTTTGAACAACGAAAGGACTAA
- a CDS encoding ABC-F family ATP-binding cassette domain-containing protein, whose product MIDVQNVGLRFGDQILFEDVNIKFTPGNCYGLIGANGAGKSTFLKILSGEIDSQSGNVIMDKDSRLAVLKQDHFAYEEYTVIDVVIMGHSRLYEVMNEKNEIYMKPDFSDEDGMKAAELEAEFAEMNGYEAETEAAQLLQGLGITEDLHQKPMSSLSGSQKVKVLLAQALFGDPDVLLLDEPTNNLDVQAVHWLEEFLINFENTVIVVSHDRHFLNQVCTHIADLDFNKIELYVGNYDFWYESSQLAQKMAREQNKKKEEQIKELKDFIARFSANASKSKQATSRKKTLDKISLDDIKPSSRKYPFVQFKPNRELGKDLLTVENLSKTIDGVKVLDNVNFTLNSGDKVAFVGEEETKKTVLLQILAGEMEPDSGDYKWGLTTSRSYFPKDNSAYFEGLNINLVDWLRQYSPDDQSETFIRGFLGRMLFSGEEVFKKADVLSGGEKVRCMLSKMMLSGANVLIMDEPTNHLDLEAIQALNNGLKSFNGSVLFTSHDHEFVQTIANRIIEFTPEGMIDKEMSYDEYIEEQYARA is encoded by the coding sequence ATGATCGATGTACAAAACGTTGGACTCCGGTTTGGAGATCAAATTTTATTTGAAGACGTTAATATAAAGTTCACTCCCGGCAACTGCTACGGCTTGATCGGGGCGAACGGGGCCGGCAAATCCACGTTCTTAAAAATTCTTTCCGGGGAAATTGATTCCCAGAGCGGAAATGTAATCATGGATAAAGATTCACGGCTTGCCGTGCTGAAACAGGACCACTTCGCATACGAGGAATATACGGTCATCGACGTGGTCATTATGGGCCACAGCCGCCTGTATGAAGTGATGAACGAAAAGAACGAAATTTATATGAAACCGGACTTTTCCGACGAAGACGGCATGAAAGCGGCAGAGCTTGAAGCGGAATTTGCGGAAATGAACGGGTACGAAGCGGAAACAGAAGCTGCCCAGCTACTGCAGGGTCTCGGCATTACAGAGGATCTGCACCAGAAGCCGATGTCATCGTTGAGCGGTTCTCAAAAGGTTAAAGTGCTGCTCGCCCAGGCCCTGTTCGGCGATCCGGACGTGCTGCTCCTGGACGAGCCGACCAACAACCTGGACGTGCAGGCGGTACACTGGCTCGAGGAATTCCTGATTAACTTTGAAAATACGGTCATTGTCGTTTCCCACGACCGTCACTTCCTGAACCAGGTGTGCACGCACATTGCAGATCTCGACTTTAACAAAATTGAACTGTACGTCGGCAATTATGACTTCTGGTACGAATCCAGCCAGCTCGCCCAGAAGATGGCCCGCGAACAGAACAAGAAAAAAGAGGAACAAATCAAGGAATTAAAAGACTTTATCGCCCGCTTCAGCGCGAACGCCTCTAAGTCCAAACAGGCCACTTCACGGAAAAAGACACTGGATAAAATTTCTCTTGATGACATCAAGCCGTCCTCGAGAAAGTATCCATTCGTGCAATTTAAGCCGAACCGGGAGCTTGGCAAAGACCTGCTGACCGTGGAAAACCTGTCAAAAACCATTGACGGCGTCAAGGTGCTCGATAACGTCAATTTCACCCTCAACAGCGGTGACAAAGTCGCGTTTGTCGGCGAAGAGGAAACGAAAAAAACTGTTCTGCTGCAGATTTTGGCCGGGGAAATGGAGCCGGACAGCGGTGACTATAAATGGGGACTGACCACGAGCCGCTCCTACTTCCCGAAAGACAATTCTGCGTACTTTGAAGGCCTGAACATCAACCTGGTGGACTGGCTGCGCCAGTATTCCCCGGACGACCAGAGCGAAACGTTTATCCGCGGCTTCCTCGGACGGATGCTCTTTTCCGGCGAAGAAGTATTTAAAAAAGCGGATGTGCTTTCCGGTGGTGAAAAAGTCCGCTGCATGCTTTCCAAAATGATGCTGAGCGGTGCGAACGTTCTTATTATGGATGAGCCAACCAACCACCTGGACCTCGAAGCCATTCAGGCGTTAAACAACGGCCTGAAGTCATTTAACGGTTCGGTTCTCTTCACGTCCCATGACCATGAATTTGTTCAAACGATCGCTAACCGGATTATTGAATTCACTCCGGAAGGTATGATCGACAAAGAAATGAGCTACGACGAGTATATCGAAGAGCAGTATGCTCGCGCGTAA
- a CDS encoding serine protease: MSRDEEWEERLEGEPDPGDFEPEPPRKPKNKRRGLFRVIAVLMAGMLVFQSAYYLIDTFRLDAWSFLTASYQLSKQEEVQQWQEAVTKIQAVENGETSFGTGFFVKDANVFVTNYHVVEGADSLAVETGDGDLAEAAVEAVDNQADLAVVTLKEHWDGGSVTLADASLSAGSGVIVIGNPLGFSDVANRGDIVEREEEQLVLDAPVFNGSSGSPVLTEEGEVTGVVFASSSQQGERYGLAVPVERVREVIAQTEDN, encoded by the coding sequence ATGAGTAGAGACGAAGAATGGGAAGAACGCCTCGAAGGTGAGCCGGATCCAGGAGACTTTGAGCCGGAGCCGCCGCGGAAGCCGAAAAATAAACGCCGTGGTTTGTTCCGGGTAATTGCAGTGCTGATGGCGGGGATGCTGGTTTTTCAATCCGCCTATTATTTAATTGATACCTTCCGTCTGGACGCCTGGTCTTTTTTAACAGCTTCGTATCAGCTGTCCAAGCAGGAGGAGGTGCAGCAGTGGCAGGAGGCGGTCACAAAAATTCAGGCAGTGGAGAACGGAGAAACGTCCTTTGGAACAGGCTTTTTTGTAAAAGACGCCAACGTTTTCGTTACAAATTACCATGTAGTTGAAGGGGCGGACAGTTTAGCAGTCGAAACTGGGGATGGCGACCTTGCAGAAGCAGCAGTGGAAGCAGTAGATAACCAGGCCGATCTTGCTGTTGTGACACTAAAGGAACATTGGGACGGTGGCAGCGTTACCCTAGCGGACGCGAGTCTATCTGCCGGCTCCGGGGTTATCGTGATTGGAAACCCACTCGGTTTTTCAGATGTGGCCAATCGCGGAGACATCGTCGAGAGGGAGGAGGAGCAGCTAGTGCTTGACGCTCCTGTGTTCAATGGAAGCAGTGGCAGTCCGGTGCTGACAGAAGAGGGAGAGGTAACTGGTGTTGTGTTTGCAAGCAGTTCACAGCAGGGGGAACGCTACGGGCTTGCGGTACCAGTGGAGCGTGTTCGTGAGGTGATCGCTCAAACTGAAGATAATTAA